The Iamia majanohamensis genome window below encodes:
- a CDS encoding TIGR03857 family LLM class F420-dependent oxidoreductase — protein MSAAVPPEPPGGDEPPGPPDRRPLRAVTSLTEPVEALDELGFYALAGHTSTPRTVIAEARDGERLGLGSAFISERFNVKDAATLSGAVAAVTERIGVATAATNPQTRHPLVTATFGATMHALTGGRFSLGLGRGFDALFDVMGLPRVTSDSLVDLIGILRTLWDGGSVVGHEGPAGSFPFLHQGAELDGDIPVLLTAMGPRTLELAGRVADAVVLHTFFSDAALERSVAAVRRGAEEAGRDPAAVRVWSVLATVGDHLDEEARLRKLVGRLATYLQGYGDLMVRVNDWDPAVLARFREAEVVTSATGALDATATVAELEAVAELLPEEWMAASAQGPADRCAATVVDQLRLGADSVILHGATPAELAPVVEAYRLVRPTEAVARCTANPGWLLP, from the coding sequence GTGAGCGCCGCCGTCCCACCGGAGCCGCCGGGCGGCGACGAGCCTCCCGGCCCGCCCGACCGCCGTCCGCTGCGGGCGGTGACGAGCCTGACCGAGCCGGTCGAGGCCCTCGACGAGCTCGGGTTCTACGCCCTCGCCGGCCACACCAGCACGCCCCGGACCGTCATCGCCGAGGCGCGCGACGGCGAGCGGCTGGGACTCGGGTCGGCCTTCATCTCCGAGCGCTTCAACGTCAAGGACGCGGCCACGCTCTCCGGGGCCGTCGCCGCGGTGACCGAGCGCATCGGCGTGGCCACCGCGGCCACCAACCCACAGACCCGCCACCCCCTCGTCACCGCCACCTTCGGGGCGACCATGCACGCCCTCACCGGCGGGCGCTTCTCCCTCGGGTTGGGCCGCGGGTTCGACGCCCTCTTCGACGTCATGGGCCTGCCCCGGGTGACGAGCGACTCGCTGGTCGACCTGATCGGCATCCTCCGCACCCTCTGGGACGGCGGGTCGGTCGTGGGCCACGAGGGCCCGGCCGGGTCGTTCCCGTTCCTGCACCAGGGCGCCGAGCTCGACGGCGACATCCCCGTCCTGCTCACCGCCATGGGGCCCCGCACCCTGGAGCTGGCCGGGCGGGTGGCCGACGCGGTGGTGCTCCACACGTTCTTCTCGGACGCCGCCCTGGAGCGGTCGGTGGCGGCCGTCCGGCGGGGTGCCGAGGAGGCCGGCCGCGACCCCGCGGCCGTGCGGGTGTGGTCGGTGCTGGCCACCGTGGGGGACCACCTCGACGAGGAGGCCCGCCTGCGCAAGCTGGTGGGGCGCCTGGCCACCTACCTCCAGGGCTACGGCGATCTGATGGTCCGGGTGAACGACTGGGACCCCGCCGTGCTGGCCCGGTTCCGCGAGGCCGAGGTCGTCACCTCGGCGACCGGCGCCCTCGACGCCACCGCCACGGTGGCCGAGCTGGAGGCCGTGGCCGAGCTCCTGCCCGAGGAGTGGATGGCGGCGTCGGCCCAGGGGCCCGCCGACCGCTGCGCCGCCACCGTGGTCGACCAGCTGCGCCTGGGCGCCGACTCGGTGATCCTCCACGGCGCCACCCCGGCCGAGCTGGCCCCGGTGGTGGAGGCCTACCGCCTGGTCCGCCCCACCGAGGCCGTGGCCCGCTGCACCGCCAACCCGGGCTGGCTCCTGCCCTGA
- a CDS encoding MFS transporter, with protein sequence MTSDAAPTVEGEREALITPTFVLIVAAALGYFTAMGMLLPVLPRYVEDELGGSGFAVGAAVGAFAVSAALVRPLVGRLGDRLGRRPLAVVGAGIAAVSIAVYGLVDAVPFLVAARLVTGLGEAAFFVGAATAAQDLSPDDRRGEAASFFSTSIYGGLAVGPFVGEALYRAGGDGVVWATAAVLAGIGAVVALLIPRDLGRQPDDVEVEAVAGTRRRLLHPAAVVPGTILLMGLMGFAAFAAFLSIHLEDLGIDDAGPYFLVYGVTVLLVRVLGARVPDRFGAIRTTTLALLAVAAGMAVITAVDAPAAIFAGTFVFSVGMSLLFPALFSLVVNAAPARERSHAVGTFSLFFDLSQGAGAPLLGVVVDLTGTDRAAFAAAVVIALAGLVVARVRLPALVAARRR encoded by the coding sequence GTGACCTCTGACGCCGCCCCCACCGTCGAGGGCGAGCGCGAGGCCCTGATCACGCCCACGTTCGTCCTCATCGTGGCCGCGGCCCTCGGCTACTTCACCGCCATGGGCATGCTGCTGCCCGTCCTGCCCCGCTACGTCGAGGACGAGCTCGGTGGCAGCGGGTTCGCGGTCGGGGCCGCGGTCGGCGCCTTCGCCGTCTCCGCCGCGCTGGTGCGACCCCTCGTCGGCCGCCTGGGCGACCGGCTGGGCCGCCGCCCGCTGGCGGTGGTGGGGGCGGGCATCGCCGCGGTGTCCATCGCCGTCTACGGGCTCGTCGACGCGGTGCCCTTCCTCGTGGCGGCGCGGCTGGTCACCGGCCTCGGCGAGGCCGCCTTCTTCGTGGGGGCCGCCACCGCGGCCCAGGACCTGAGCCCCGACGACCGGCGGGGCGAGGCCGCGTCGTTCTTCTCCACCTCGATCTACGGGGGCCTGGCGGTGGGGCCCTTCGTGGGCGAGGCCCTGTACCGGGCGGGCGGCGACGGCGTGGTGTGGGCCACCGCCGCGGTGCTGGCCGGCATCGGCGCCGTGGTCGCCCTGCTCATCCCGCGCGACCTGGGCCGCCAGCCCGACGACGTCGAGGTCGAGGCGGTGGCCGGCACCCGGCGGCGCCTCCTGCACCCGGCCGCCGTCGTGCCCGGGACCATCCTGCTCATGGGGCTGATGGGCTTCGCCGCCTTCGCCGCGTTCCTGTCGATCCACCTCGAGGACCTCGGGATCGACGACGCCGGGCCGTACTTCCTCGTCTACGGCGTCACCGTGCTGCTGGTCCGCGTCCTCGGCGCCCGCGTCCCGGACCGCTTCGGTGCCATCCGCACCACCACCCTGGCCCTGCTGGCCGTGGCGGCCGGGATGGCGGTGATCACCGCGGTCGACGCCCCCGCGGCCATCTTCGCGGGCACGTTCGTGTTCTCGGTGGGCATGTCGCTGCTGTTCCCCGCCCTCTTCAGCCTGGTCGTGAACGCGGCCCCGGCCCGGGAGCGGAGCCACGCGGTGGGGACCTTCTCCCTCTTCTTCGACCTGTCCCAGGGGGCCGGCGCGCCCCTGCTCGGCGTCGTGGTCGACCTGACCGGCACCGACCGGGCCGCCTTCGCCGCCGCGGTCGTCATCGCCCTGGCCGGCCTGGTCGTGGCCCGGGTGCGCCTGCCGGCCCTGGTCGCCGCCCGCCGGCGCTGA
- a CDS encoding heme-binding domain-containing protein, translating to MARRPGLRRVVLVGGGVVVAAFLAIQLVPYGWSHPNPPVVRDAPWPDEESAAIARTSCYDCHSNETDWPAYSYVAPMSWLVRSDVEEGRDELNLSDWDADADEADDAAEEVEEGSMPPSQYTRIHRDARLTDDERATLVAALEQMAGDDG from the coding sequence ATGGCGCGCCGGCCCGGTCTGCGACGGGTGGTCCTCGTGGGCGGGGGCGTGGTCGTGGCCGCGTTCCTCGCCATCCAGCTCGTCCCCTACGGCTGGTCCCACCCCAACCCGCCGGTCGTTCGCGACGCCCCCTGGCCCGACGAGGAGTCGGCCGCCATCGCCCGGACCTCCTGCTACGACTGCCACAGCAACGAGACCGACTGGCCGGCCTACTCCTACGTGGCCCCCATGTCGTGGCTCGTGCGCAGCGACGTGGAGGAGGGCCGCGACGAGCTCAACCTCTCGGACTGGGACGCCGACGCCGACGAGGCCGACGACGCCGCCGAGGAGGTGGAGGAGGGGTCCATGCCGCCGTCGCAGTACACGCGCATCCACCGCGACGCCCGCCTCACCGACGACGAGCGGGCCACCCTCGTCGCCGCCCTCGAGCAGATGGCGGGCGACGACGGCTAG
- a CDS encoding PD-(D/E)XK nuclease family protein, which produces MPPIDLHVVGHGAPAAQALRDVVAAAKSREALAPVTVVVASNHVGVTVRRQLARGACGPVSPTGRGLAGASFLTTYRLAELLGANVLAGQGRRPVSVPVLAAAVRRVLAAEPGVFGAVAAHPATEAALVASYRELRDLPDAALTALARTGPRAADVVRVHRAVRRALVAGWSDEEDLMAAAAGRVADDPDAATELGTVVVHLPQRLSLHAAALLRAVAAVTPTHVVAGTTGRAEADAEVVASLERLGLGRPEPDADPALPVGPDRTVVVTTSDADDEVRAVVRRIVAALRDGTPLDRVAVLHPGTEPYARLLHEHLSAAGIPYNGPSSVPLAARAAGRALTGLLALPDGGWTRHALLAWLTGAPVLHEGHRPPLARWERLSRDAGVVGGRAQWDARLAARADDLEAAAAAIEAEGGSEERAARRRRGAEDTRALRTFVLDLVDDVEAAATTPRTWTEHARWLRRLLDRLLGAAGRRQGWPDEERRAAERVELAVDRLGALSSVEPGPVALDVVVRTLEVELEGDLGRVGRFGEGVLVGSLAMGVGLDLDLVVVVGMAEGLVPSPPRDDSLLPDRERQAVGGALPLRRDGVGRQQRELLATLASASRHVLSHPRGDLRRSSERVPSRWLLDAASQMAGARLWARDLAAHEADWLVHVQSFDHGLRHLEVPATAQEHRLRALLADGATSRSLEVVDRLGDPALSAGAALVRGRSSHRLTRFDGRLPAGAVASPADPGAARTASPTSLERWARCPFDYFVRSVLGVQEVENPEDALSITALDRGSLVHDVLERFVREVLARPAAEQPSPGDRWSPADRARLRALGEEACDHYEALGRTGRRVMWNRDRAEILRELDQTLTFEEEVRQVEGSRPVAAELAFGGADEGPPVALPLPDGREVRFRGMADRIDRTDAGGLLVVDYKTGSDRSYGGLSEDDPDQGGTRLQLAVYGAAARAVEAEPDAPVKAEYWFVSRKGSFRRKGYSLTPEVEARISETLGLIVAGIEDGLFPAHPTDQVGMPFNPCASCDPDFLGVADMRRTWAAMSDEDPALAGYLALIDPDRRAPGDEEDPDGA; this is translated from the coding sequence ATGCCGCCCATCGACCTCCACGTCGTCGGCCACGGCGCGCCGGCCGCCCAGGCCCTGCGCGACGTGGTGGCCGCCGCCAAGAGCCGCGAGGCCCTGGCGCCGGTCACCGTCGTGGTCGCCTCCAACCACGTCGGCGTCACCGTGCGGCGGCAGCTGGCCCGGGGGGCGTGCGGACCGGTGTCGCCCACCGGCCGGGGCCTGGCCGGGGCCTCCTTCCTCACCACCTACCGCCTGGCCGAGCTGCTGGGCGCCAACGTGCTCGCAGGGCAGGGACGTCGCCCGGTCTCGGTCCCGGTGCTCGCGGCTGCGGTGCGCCGGGTGCTCGCCGCCGAGCCGGGGGTCTTCGGCGCGGTGGCCGCCCACCCCGCCACCGAGGCGGCCCTGGTCGCCTCCTACCGCGAGCTGCGCGACCTCCCCGACGCCGCCCTCACCGCCCTCGCCCGCACCGGGCCCCGGGCGGCCGACGTGGTCCGGGTCCACCGGGCGGTGCGCCGGGCGCTGGTGGCGGGGTGGTCGGACGAGGAGGACCTCATGGCCGCCGCCGCCGGCCGCGTGGCCGACGACCCCGACGCCGCGACCGAGCTCGGCACCGTCGTCGTCCACCTCCCCCAGCGGCTGTCGCTGCACGCAGCCGCGCTCCTGCGGGCGGTGGCCGCGGTGACCCCCACCCACGTCGTCGCCGGCACCACCGGGCGGGCCGAGGCCGACGCCGAGGTGGTCGCCAGCCTCGAGCGCCTCGGCCTGGGCCGGCCCGAGCCCGACGCCGACCCGGCCCTCCCGGTGGGCCCCGACCGCACCGTCGTGGTCACCACCTCCGACGCCGACGACGAGGTGCGGGCCGTCGTGCGCCGCATCGTCGCCGCCCTGCGCGACGGCACCCCCCTCGACCGCGTCGCCGTGCTCCACCCCGGCACCGAGCCCTACGCCCGCCTGCTGCACGAGCACCTCTCCGCCGCCGGCATCCCCTACAACGGCCCGTCGTCGGTCCCGCTGGCGGCCCGGGCCGCGGGCCGGGCCCTCACCGGCCTCCTCGCCCTGCCCGACGGGGGCTGGACCCGCCACGCCCTGCTGGCCTGGCTCACCGGGGCCCCGGTGCTCCACGAGGGCCACCGCCCCCCGCTGGCCCGCTGGGAGCGGCTCTCGCGCGACGCCGGCGTCGTCGGGGGGCGGGCCCAGTGGGATGCCCGCCTCGCGGCCCGGGCCGACGACCTCGAGGCCGCGGCGGCGGCCATCGAGGCCGAGGGCGGGTCCGAGGAGCGGGCCGCCCGACGCCGGCGCGGCGCCGAGGACACCCGCGCCCTGCGCACCTTCGTCCTCGACCTCGTCGACGACGTGGAGGCGGCAGCGACGACCCCCCGGACCTGGACCGAGCACGCCCGTTGGCTGCGGCGGCTGCTCGACCGCCTCCTCGGCGCGGCCGGGCGGCGCCAGGGGTGGCCCGACGAGGAGCGCCGGGCGGCCGAGCGGGTGGAGCTCGCCGTCGACCGCCTCGGCGCCCTCTCCTCGGTCGAGCCCGGCCCCGTGGCCCTCGACGTGGTGGTGCGCACCCTGGAGGTCGAGCTCGAGGGCGACCTCGGTCGCGTCGGGCGGTTCGGCGAGGGCGTGCTGGTCGGCTCGCTGGCCATGGGCGTCGGGCTCGACCTCGACCTCGTGGTCGTCGTGGGCATGGCCGAGGGCCTCGTGCCGTCGCCGCCGCGCGACGACTCCCTGCTCCCGGACCGCGAGCGCCAGGCCGTGGGCGGCGCCCTCCCCCTGCGGCGCGACGGGGTGGGCCGCCAGCAGCGCGAGCTGCTCGCGACCCTCGCGTCGGCCTCGCGCCACGTGCTCTCGCACCCCCGCGGCGACCTCCGCCGCAGCAGCGAGCGGGTGCCGTCGCGGTGGCTGCTCGACGCCGCGAGCCAGATGGCGGGGGCCCGGCTCTGGGCCCGCGACCTCGCCGCCCACGAGGCCGACTGGCTCGTCCACGTGCAGTCCTTCGACCACGGGCTCCGGCACCTGGAGGTCCCGGCCACCGCCCAGGAGCACCGCCTGCGGGCCCTCCTGGCCGACGGGGCGACGAGCCGCAGCCTCGAGGTGGTCGACCGCCTCGGCGATCCCGCCCTCTCGGCCGGCGCGGCCCTGGTGCGGGGGCGGTCGTCGCACCGCCTGACCCGCTTCGACGGCCGGCTGCCGGCCGGGGCCGTCGCCTCGCCGGCCGACCCGGGTGCGGCACGCACCGCGTCGCCCACCAGCCTCGAGCGTTGGGCCCGGTGCCCGTTCGACTACTTCGTGCGGTCCGTGCTCGGCGTGCAGGAGGTCGAGAACCCCGAGGACGCGCTCTCGATCACCGCGCTCGACCGCGGCTCGCTGGTGCACGACGTCCTCGAGCGGTTCGTCCGGGAGGTCCTCGCCCGCCCCGCCGCCGAGCAGCCCTCCCCCGGCGACCGCTGGAGCCCGGCCGACCGGGCCCGGCTCCGCGCCCTGGGCGAGGAGGCCTGCGACCACTACGAGGCCCTCGGGCGCACGGGCCGGCGGGTCATGTGGAACCGCGACCGCGCCGAGATCCTCCGGGAGCTGGACCAGACCCTCACCTTCGAGGAGGAGGTGCGCCAGGTCGAGGGCAGCCGACCGGTGGCCGCCGAGCTGGCGTTCGGCGGGGCCGACGAGGGCCCCCCGGTGGCCCTGCCCCTGCCCGACGGCCGGGAGGTGCGCTTCCGGGGCATGGCCGACCGCATCGACCGCACCGACGCCGGCGGGCTGCTCGTGGTCGACTACAAGACGGGCAGCGACCGCAGCTACGGCGGGCTCTCCGAGGACGACCCCGACCAGGGCGGCACCCGCCTGCAGCTCGCCGTCTACGGCGCCGCGGCGCGGGCCGTCGAGGCCGAGCCCGACGCCCCGGTGAAGGCCGAGTACTGGTTCGTCTCCCGCAAGGGCAGCTTCCGGCGGAAGGGGTACTCCCTCACGCCCGAGGTCGAGGCCCGCATCTCCGAGACCCTGGGCCTCATCGTGGCGGGGATCGAGGACGGGCTCTTCCCGGCCCACCCCACCGACCAGGTGGGGATGCCGTTCAACCCGTGCGCCAGCTGCGACCCGGACTTCCTGGGCGTCGCCGACATGCGCCGGACCTGGGCCGCCATGTCCGATGAGGACCCGGCCCTCGCCGGCTACCTCGCCCTCATCGACCCCGACCGGCGCGCGCCCGGCGACGAGGAGGACCCGGACGGTGCCTGA
- a CDS encoding SDR family NAD(P)-dependent oxidoreductase: MESFAGKLAVVTGGGTGMGRELVVQLAAEGCSVAACDVHVDTLAETEQQALAGAPDGTRVSSHRADVSSEDDLRRFRDEAVEAHGADHVDLVFNNAGIGGGGSFVAGGRDEWERTFGVCWGGVYLGARTFLPLLLAAPEGHLVNTSSVNGFWAALSPGVPHTAYSAAKFAVKGFSEALIEDLRVNAPHVSVHVVMPGHIGTDIMHNSRRIHRGDGTVDEATALDGARAMLARSGLEVDAMTDAEVQAVVEGFGDAFRDTAPLSAGGAATVILDGVKAGRWRILVGDDAVRLDEAVRADPEGIYAADRRSFFGFLDDAAEG; encoded by the coding sequence ATGGAGTCGTTCGCAGGCAAGCTCGCCGTCGTCACCGGGGGCGGCACCGGCATGGGGCGCGAGCTGGTGGTCCAGCTGGCGGCCGAGGGCTGCTCGGTGGCCGCGTGCGACGTCCACGTCGACACCCTGGCCGAGACCGAGCAGCAGGCCCTGGCCGGCGCGCCTGACGGCACCCGGGTCAGCAGCCACCGGGCCGACGTCTCGTCCGAGGACGACCTCCGGCGCTTCCGCGACGAGGCGGTCGAGGCCCACGGCGCCGACCACGTCGACCTGGTGTTCAACAACGCCGGCATCGGCGGCGGGGGCAGCTTCGTCGCCGGCGGGCGCGACGAGTGGGAGCGCACCTTCGGGGTGTGCTGGGGCGGCGTCTACCTCGGGGCCCGGACCTTCCTGCCCCTGCTGCTGGCCGCCCCCGAGGGCCACCTGGTCAACACCAGCAGCGTCAACGGCTTCTGGGCCGCCCTCTCGCCGGGCGTGCCCCACACCGCCTACAGCGCGGCCAAGTTCGCGGTGAAGGGCTTCTCCGAGGCGCTCATCGAGGACCTCCGGGTCAACGCCCCGCACGTGTCGGTCCACGTGGTCATGCCCGGCCACATCGGCACCGACATCATGCACAACAGCCGCCGCATCCACCGAGGCGACGGCACCGTCGACGAGGCCACCGCCCTCGACGGGGCCCGGGCCATGCTGGCCCGCTCCGGCCTGGAGGTCGACGCCATGACCGACGCCGAGGTGCAGGCGGTGGTCGAGGGCTTCGGCGACGCCTTCCGCGACACGGCCCCGCTGAGCGCCGGCGGTGCGGCCACCGTCATCCTCGACGGGGTGAAGGCGGGGCGGTGGCGCATCCTCGTGGGCGACGACGCCGTCCGCCTCGACGAGGCCGTCCGGGCCGACCCGGAGGGCATCTACGCCGCCGACCGGCGCTCGTTCTTCGGCTTCCTCGACGACGCCGCCGAGGGCTGA